Proteins encoded together in one Impatiens glandulifera chromosome 1, dImpGla2.1, whole genome shotgun sequence window:
- the LOC124922682 gene encoding sodium/hydrogen exchanger 2-like: MGGLPIVSLLVKKGILASDHTSVASMNLFVALLCACIVIGHLLEENRWMNESITALVIGLGTGIVILLTSGGKNSHLLVFSEDLFFIYLLPPIIFNAGFQVKKKQFFRNFVTIVLFGAVGTLISFAIISFGAMKFLKKMNIGPLDIGDYLAIGAIFSATDSVCTLQVLNQDETPFLYSLVFGEGVVNDATSVVLFNAIQNFDLTHIDSSILLQFASNFLYLFLASTALGVVTGLLSAYIIKKLYFGRHSTDREVALMMLMAYLSYMVSELFYLSAILTVFFCGIVMSHYTWHNVTESSRVTTKHAFATLSFVCEIFIFLYVGMDALDMEKWKFVSNSPETSVKVSSILLGLILLGRAAFVFPLSFLSNLTKKSPEKIALKQQVTIWWAGLMRGAVSMALAYNKFTRAGHTQLKANAIMITSTITVVLFSTVVFGLMTKPLVRLLLPSTKHIKGILSSVPTSPKFLSVPLLENGNDSDTDLGDPFMDEPKQGDAENGQMRNGITRPTSLRMLLSTPSHTVHHYWRKFDNAFMRPVFGGRGFVPFVPGSPPDQSVHLLQ, translated from the exons ATGGGTGGATTACCCATCGTTTCGTTATTAGTGAAGAAGGGTATTTTAGCTTCTGATCATACTTCTGTGGCGTCTATGAATTTGTTCGTGGCACTTCTCTGTGCATGCATTGTTATTGGGCATTTGTTGGAAGAAAATCGTTGGATGAATGAGTCTATTACTGCTTTAGTAATT GGTTTAGGAACTGGGATTGTTATCCTTTTGACTAGTGGTGGAAAGAATTCACATCTATTGGTTTTCAGTGAAGATCTTTTCTTCATTTACCTTCTTCCACCGATTATTTTCAATGCGGG ATTCCAGGTGAAGAAGAAGCAATTCTTTCGGAATTTTGTAACCATTGTACTCTTTGGTGCTGTTGGTACTTTGATTTCCTTTGCTATCATTTCCTTTG GGGCTATGAAGTTCTTGAAGAAAATGAACATAGGTCCTTTGGACATAGGAGATTATCTTG CAATTGGGGCAATTTTTTCAGCTACTGATTCAGTTTGCACGTTGCAG GTTCTTAATCAGGACGAGACTCCATTCTTGTACAGTCTTGTGTTTGGAGAAGGGGTTGTGAATGATGCCACATCTGTCGTACTTTTCAATGCGATTCAGAACTTTGATCTAACGCACATTGACTCGAGTATCCTTTTGCAATTTGCATCCAACTTCTTATACTTGTTTCTCGCAAGCACTGCACTAGGGGTTGTC ACTGGATTACTTAGTGCATACATCATAAAGAAGCTCTATTTTGGAAG GCATTCCACTGACAGGGAGGTTGCTCTTATGATGCTCATGGCTTACCTTTCATATATGGTGTCTGAA TTATTCTACTTAAGTGCCATTCTCACTGTTTTCTTTTGCGGGATTGTAATGTCCCACTATACATGGCATAATGTAACCGAAAGTTCAAGAGTAACTACAAA GCATGCTTTTGCAACACTATCATTTGTTTGCGAGATATTCATTTTTCTATATGTGGGCATGGATGCCTTGGACATGGAGAAATGGAAATTTGTAAGCAACAG CCCTGAAACATCAGTGAAAGTGAGCTCAATTTTGTTGGGACTGATTCTATTGGGAAGAGCAGCCTTTGTTTTTCCATTATCATTTCTGTCGAATCTGACCAAGAAATCTCCTGAGAAAATTGCACTGAAACAGCAA GTTACAATTTGGTGGGCCGGTCTCATGAGAGGCGCAGTTTCCATGGCTCTTGCATACAACAAG TTTACAAGGGCCGGCCATACCCAACTAAAAGCAAATGCAATAATGATCACTTCTACAATCACAGTTGTTCTTTTCAGCACAGTG GTATTTGGATTGATGACTAAGCCTTTGGTGAGACTATTGTTGCCATCAACAAAACATATAAAAGGAATTCTCTCATCAGTGCCAACATCTCCAAAATTCCTATCGGTTCCACTTCTCGAGAATGGAAATGACTCAGATACAGACCTGGGTGATCCGTTTATGGATGAACCTAAACAGGGTGATGCGGAGAATGGACAAATGCGTAATGGCATAACTCGACCAACTAGCCTTAGAATGCTTTTATCCACACCATCTCATACTGTACATCATTATTGGAGGAAATTTGACAATGCTTTCATGAGACCTGTGTTTGGTGGCCGTGGATTTGTACCCTTTGTTCCTGGATCCCCACCTGATCAAAGCGTGCATCTCTTGCAATGA